One stretch of Janibacter limosus DNA includes these proteins:
- the sufU gene encoding Fe-S cluster assembly sulfur transfer protein SufU has product MDLYQELILDHSKRQFGHGLREGHLAEVHHVNPTCGDEVTLRVHLDGTGHDATITDISYEALGCSISMASTSILAEEVTGDSIDDAMVVHEAMRQMLTSRGKNSGDEEVIGDGVALAGVAQYPARVKCALLGWMALTDALAQAGVDIATTSQGETA; this is encoded by the coding sequence ATGGACCTCTACCAAGAGCTCATCCTCGACCACTCCAAGCGTCAGTTCGGTCACGGCCTGCGTGAGGGCCACCTGGCCGAGGTGCACCACGTCAACCCCACCTGTGGTGACGAGGTGACGCTGCGCGTCCACCTCGACGGCACCGGGCACGACGCGACGATCACCGACATCTCCTACGAGGCGTTGGGCTGCTCGATCTCCATGGCGAGCACCTCGATCCTCGCGGAGGAGGTCACCGGTGACAGCATCGACGACGCGATGGTCGTGCACGAGGCGATGCGTCAGATGCTCACCAGCCGCGGCAAGAACTCTGGAGACGAAGAGGTCATCGGCGACGGCGTCGCCCTGGCCGGCGTCGCCCAGTACCCGGCACGCGTGAAGTGTGCTCTGCTGGGCTGGATGGCCCTCACCGACGCGCTGGCCCAGGCCGGCGTCGACATCGCGACCACATCCCAAGGAGAGACCGCATGA
- the ypfJ gene encoding KPN_02809 family neutral zinc metallopeptidase, with protein MSINDNASLDTSRMGGGGGGGGRGRGPVIAGGGGIVGLIIAVILVLTGNGDMLGGGGAPQDTGQGQSDQRLAEKCKTGADAKNDRECLMVLGENSLQDFWSDQPDLAKALQDANQQFRGPDKVVVYTGQTQSQCGTASNQVGPFYCPVDEQIFIDTDFFDIMERQLGAQDGVLAELYVLAHEYGHHIQNVYGVLGEAQKDPQGADSGAVRVELMADCFAGMWIQHATETKDAQGQALLTDISDADVTNAMGAAKSVGDDEIQKKSGGGVQPESWTHGSAKARQAWLLRGMNATSVNQCDTFEVSDPNNI; from the coding sequence ATGAGCATCAACGACAACGCCTCGCTCGACACCTCGCGCATGGGCGGCGGCGGTGGCGGTGGCGGCCGAGGGCGGGGCCCTGTGATCGCCGGAGGTGGCGGAATCGTCGGCCTGATCATCGCCGTGATCCTCGTCCTGACCGGCAACGGCGACATGCTCGGCGGTGGTGGTGCGCCGCAGGACACCGGCCAGGGCCAGAGCGACCAGCGCCTGGCGGAGAAGTGCAAGACGGGCGCCGATGCCAAGAACGATCGCGAGTGCCTCATGGTCCTCGGCGAGAACAGCCTCCAGGACTTCTGGAGCGACCAGCCCGACCTGGCCAAGGCCCTCCAGGACGCCAACCAGCAGTTCCGCGGACCCGACAAGGTCGTCGTCTACACGGGGCAGACCCAGTCCCAGTGCGGCACCGCGAGCAACCAGGTCGGTCCCTTCTACTGCCCCGTCGACGAGCAGATCTTCATCGACACCGACTTCTTCGACATCATGGAGCGGCAGCTCGGGGCCCAGGACGGCGTGCTCGCCGAGCTGTACGTCCTCGCGCACGAGTACGGCCACCACATCCAGAATGTCTACGGTGTGCTCGGCGAGGCCCAGAAGGACCCGCAGGGCGCTGACTCCGGTGCCGTACGCGTGGAGCTGATGGCCGACTGCTTCGCCGGCATGTGGATCCAGCACGCCACCGAGACCAAGGACGCCCAGGGCCAGGCGCTGCTCACCGACATCAGCGACGCCGATGTCACCAACGCCATGGGTGCGGCCAAGTCCGTCGGCGACGACGAGATCCAGAAGAAGTCCGGTGGTGGCGTCCAGCCCGAGTCCTGGACCCACGGCTCGGCCAAGGCCCGTCAGGCCTGGCTGCTGCGCGGGATGAACGCCACCTCCGTCAACCAGTGCGACACCTTCGAGGTCAGCGACCCCAACAACATCTGA
- a CDS encoding cysteine desulfurase, which produces MTPQLIPEGELAAIRGQFPILERTVRGGKPLVYLDSGATSQKPLAVLDAERDFLLTANSAPHRGAHALSEEATEAYEGARAAIAGLIGAQEREVVFTKNATEALNLAAYAFSNAEVGSPLRVGEGDEILITEAEHHANLIPWQELCRRTGATLRWIGVTDDGRLDLDQLDEMVTERTKVVAFTHASNVLGAVSDVPRIVAAAKAVGAITVLDACQSVPHLPVDVTELGVDLLAFSGHKMYGPSGIGVLWGRYDLLDQMPAFLTGGSMIEIVRMEGSTYAPPPTRFEAGVPMTSQAIGLGAAVRWMQDIGVERIAAHEQALTAQLLEAIAQRPWLRLIGPADVVHRGAAVSFVVDGVHAHDVGQVLDDHGVAVRVGHHCAWPLHRAFGVAATTRASLAVYNTPAEIDTLVAALDRVPAIFGVETGAA; this is translated from the coding sequence ATGACGCCACAGCTGATCCCCGAGGGCGAGCTGGCCGCGATCCGCGGTCAGTTCCCCATCCTCGAGCGCACCGTGCGCGGGGGCAAGCCACTCGTCTACCTCGACTCCGGTGCGACCTCGCAGAAGCCGCTCGCCGTCCTGGACGCCGAGCGCGACTTCCTGCTCACGGCCAACTCGGCGCCCCACCGCGGGGCGCACGCGCTGTCCGAGGAAGCCACCGAGGCCTACGAGGGCGCCCGGGCGGCCATCGCCGGGCTCATTGGTGCGCAGGAGCGCGAGGTGGTCTTCACCAAGAACGCCACCGAGGCGCTCAACCTCGCCGCCTACGCCTTCTCCAACGCGGAGGTGGGATCCCCCCTTCGCGTCGGTGAAGGTGACGAGATCCTGATCACCGAGGCCGAGCACCACGCCAACCTCATCCCGTGGCAGGAGCTGTGCCGCCGCACCGGCGCCACCCTGCGCTGGATCGGCGTGACCGACGACGGTCGCCTCGACCTCGACCAGCTCGACGAGATGGTCACCGAGCGCACCAAGGTCGTGGCCTTCACCCACGCGTCCAACGTGCTGGGCGCCGTCAGCGACGTCCCGCGCATCGTGGCTGCGGCCAAGGCCGTCGGGGCGATCACGGTCCTCGACGCCTGCCAGTCGGTGCCGCACCTGCCGGTGGACGTCACCGAGCTCGGCGTCGACCTGCTCGCCTTCTCCGGCCACAAGATGTACGGCCCGAGCGGTATCGGTGTCCTGTGGGGTCGCTACGACCTCCTCGACCAGATGCCCGCCTTCCTCACCGGAGGCTCGATGATCGAGATCGTGCGGATGGAGGGCAGCACCTATGCGCCGCCGCCCACCCGCTTCGAGGCCGGCGTGCCGATGACCAGCCAGGCCATCGGCCTGGGTGCCGCCGTGCGCTGGATGCAGGACATCGGTGTCGAGCGGATCGCCGCGCACGAGCAGGCCCTCACGGCCCAGCTGCTCGAGGCGATCGCGCAGCGTCCGTGGCTGCGGCTCATCGGTCCGGCCGACGTCGTCCACCGCGGCGCCGCGGTCTCCTTCGTCGTCGACGGCGTCCACGCCCACGACGTGGGCCAGGTCCTCGACGACCACGGCGTCGCCGTCCGCGTGGGGCACCACTGTGCCTGGCCGCTGCACCGCGCCTTCGGTGTCGCTGCGACCACCCGCGCCTCGCTGGCCGTCTACAACACCCCGGCCGAGATCGACACGCTCGTCGCTGCGCTCGACCGTGTGCCGGCGATCTTCGGCGTCGAGACAGGAGCCGCCTGA
- a CDS encoding ABC-F family ATP-binding cassette domain-containing protein, which translates to MITASSIELRAGSRILLDGASFRMAAGDRVGLVGRNGAGKTTLTKVLAGQAQAASGQVTSTGGIGYLPQDPRTGDLSVTGRQRILSARGLDRIVTDLRATEKKMASADPETLEKAMGRFGRLQEEFDAAGGYAAESEAASIASALGIDEGRLDQSLETLSGGQRRRVELARILFSGNETLLLDEPTNHLDADSIGWLREHLKNYKGGLIIISHDVELLEVVVNRVFHLDANRCELDIYNMGWKNYLQQRETDERRRKREVQNATKKATVLLEQADKMRAKATKATAAQQMIKRAERMLAGVEGERTQDRVAKLRFPDPAPCGRTPLRASGLSRSYGSLEIFTDVDLAIDRGTKVVVLGLNGAGKTTLLRMLAGVDAPDTGQVEPGHGLKLGYYAQEHENLDVDRSVLANMKSAAPDLGETEVRKVLGSFLFSGDDVNKPAGVLSGGEKTRLSLALLVVSSANVLLLDEPTNNLDPASREEILGALSTFKGAVVLVTHDEGAVDALQPERILLLPDGVEDFYSPDYRDLVTLA; encoded by the coding sequence GTGATCACAGCAAGCAGCATCGAGCTGCGGGCAGGCTCGCGGATCCTCCTGGATGGCGCGTCCTTCCGCATGGCGGCAGGAGACCGGGTCGGACTCGTGGGCCGCAACGGCGCCGGCAAGACCACCCTCACCAAGGTGCTGGCCGGTCAGGCGCAGGCCGCCTCGGGGCAGGTCACCTCCACCGGGGGCATCGGCTACCTGCCGCAGGACCCGCGCACCGGCGACCTCTCCGTCACCGGCCGTCAGCGCATCCTCTCCGCGCGCGGTCTGGACCGCATCGTCACCGACCTGCGCGCCACCGAGAAGAAGATGGCCAGCGCGGACCCGGAGACCCTGGAGAAGGCGATGGGGCGCTTCGGTCGGCTGCAGGAGGAGTTCGACGCGGCCGGCGGGTACGCCGCCGAGTCCGAGGCCGCGAGCATCGCCTCGGCCCTCGGGATCGACGAGGGGCGTCTGGACCAGAGCCTCGAGACGCTCTCGGGTGGCCAACGACGAAGGGTGGAGCTCGCCCGGATCCTCTTCTCCGGCAACGAGACCCTCCTGCTCGACGAGCCGACCAACCACCTCGACGCCGACTCGATCGGCTGGCTGCGCGAGCACCTGAAGAACTACAAGGGCGGGCTGATCATCATCAGCCACGACGTCGAGCTGCTCGAGGTCGTCGTCAACCGGGTCTTCCACCTCGACGCCAACCGGTGCGAGCTGGACATCTACAACATGGGCTGGAAGAACTACCTCCAGCAGCGCGAGACCGACGAGCGCCGCCGCAAGCGTGAGGTGCAGAACGCCACCAAGAAGGCGACCGTCCTGCTCGAGCAGGCCGACAAGATGCGCGCCAAGGCCACCAAGGCCACTGCGGCGCAGCAGATGATCAAGCGCGCCGAGCGGATGCTCGCCGGAGTCGAGGGGGAGCGCACCCAGGACCGGGTGGCCAAGCTGCGCTTCCCGGACCCGGCTCCCTGCGGGCGGACCCCCCTTCGTGCCTCTGGCCTGTCCCGCTCCTACGGGAGCCTGGAGATCTTCACCGACGTCGACCTGGCCATCGACCGGGGGACCAAGGTCGTCGTCCTCGGGCTCAACGGCGCCGGCAAGACGACGCTGCTGCGGATGCTCGCCGGGGTCGACGCACCGGACACCGGGCAGGTCGAGCCGGGGCACGGGCTGAAGCTCGGGTACTACGCCCAGGAGCACGAGAACCTCGACGTCGACCGGTCGGTGCTGGCCAACATGAAGTCGGCCGCACCCGACCTGGGCGAGACCGAGGTCCGCAAGGTGCTCGGCTCCTTCCTCTTCAGCGGCGACGACGTCAACAAGCCTGCCGGTGTGCTCTCCGGTGGCGAGAAGACCCGTTTGTCCCTCGCGCTGCTCGTCGTCTCCAGCGCCAACGTCCTGCTCCTCGACGAGCCGACCAACAACCTCGACCCCGCCAGCCGCGAGGAGATCCTCGGCGCGCTGTCGACCTTCAAGGGTGCCGTCGTCCTCGTGACCCACGACGAGGGCGCCGTCGACGCACTGCAGCCCGAGCGGATCCTGCTCCTGCCCGACGGCGTCGAGGACTTCTACAGCCCGGACTACCGGGACCTGGTCACCCTGGCCTGA
- a CDS encoding metal-sulfur cluster assembly factor: MTAQAPTPSNVADVEEALRDVVDPELGINVVDLGLVYGITVDPQNHAVIDMTLTSAACPLTDVIEDQVNQALTDLVTDARINWVWMPPWGPDKITDDGREQLRALGFNI; the protein is encoded by the coding sequence ATGACTGCCCAGGCACCCACCCCGAGCAATGTCGCTGATGTCGAGGAGGCGCTGCGCGACGTCGTCGACCCCGAGCTGGGGATCAACGTCGTCGACCTCGGCCTCGTCTACGGCATCACCGTCGACCCGCAGAACCACGCGGTCATCGACATGACCCTCACCTCCGCGGCCTGCCCGCTCACCGACGTCATCGAGGACCAGGTCAACCAGGCGCTCACCGACCTGGTCACGGACGCGCGGATCAACTGGGTCTGGATGCCGCCGTGGGGACCGGACAAGATCACCGACGACGGGCGCGAGCAGCTGCGCGCCCTCGGCTTCAACATCTGA
- a CDS encoding acVLRF1 family peptidyl-tRNA hydrolase: MSRTVEVAPARLERWVEGFAARHDGATRADVPGSFVLTGGDGSTATGEPFDHARIGVVLVRRGGHAVGRDEGGDLVAHTCGTAYVQGRTKKGGWSQQRYARRRGNQADGVIDKVSELALRHLEPGSVDALVLGGDRRMAEQVLDDDRLAHLRDLPRRTLWDLPDPRFAVLEEAARRARAIRITLEDASDRG, from the coding sequence ATGTCCCGCACCGTCGAGGTGGCCCCGGCCCGCCTCGAGCGGTGGGTCGAAGGCTTTGCAGCCCGGCACGACGGCGCCACGCGCGCCGACGTGCCGGGCTCCTTCGTGCTCACCGGCGGTGATGGCTCGACGGCCACGGGGGAGCCCTTCGACCATGCCCGCATCGGCGTGGTCCTCGTGCGCCGCGGAGGTCACGCGGTCGGCCGTGACGAAGGGGGCGACCTCGTCGCCCACACCTGCGGCACCGCCTATGTGCAGGGCAGGACCAAGAAGGGCGGTTGGTCACAGCAGCGCTACGCCCGGCGGCGCGGCAACCAGGCCGACGGCGTGATCGACAAGGTGAGCGAGCTCGCCCTTCGGCATCTGGAGCCAGGGAGCGTGGACGCCCTGGTGCTCGGAGGCGACCGGCGCATGGCCGAGCAGGTGCTCGACGACGACCGCCTCGCCCACCTGCGCGACCTGCCGCGCCGGACCCTGTGGGACCTCCCCGACCCCAGGTTTGCTGTCCTCGAGGAAGCCGCCCGGAGGGCGCGCGCCATACGCATCACCCTCGAGGACGCCAGCGACCGAGGTTGA